The following proteins are co-located in the Sphingomonas panacis genome:
- the gspD gene encoding type II secretion system secretin GspD, translated as MNKLILAPLLALACVGPIAAQTTMNVRDADVRAFIADAARVTGRTFIIDARVQGKVTVVTDRPLSRSEYFEVFLSTLRANGLVAVPTSNGAFRIQPIDNAASQPSRVGTNGAARNSFVTEIVRLRAIDAASAVDTVRGLVSTQGSVTANRGGNSVVIVDFADNVRRVREVLRRIDTDNASTRVIALKNAGAREIATALQALAGQGSGGGPAQPGSPAAVSVVAVTSSNAVALRGDAASVARLAAVAQDLDARAKNGTEIKVIFLENADAEQLMPVLQQLVGQAPTPVQSQQLSQSTFGGTSGSGSSGFGAGSPNTNIVQPQNQPVQAGAAPTQAAVTAEGGKTAAVVTRFAGANAIVIAAPAEVQRQLSEVVRQLDTRREQVLVEAIVAEVSDATASKLGVQFLLAGLPGSGVPTFATSYGNSAPNLLTIAGAVGARSLNTTTTTVNGNTTVTTTNNAVSDTLAQSALSSILGATGGFGGGAFNIGKNAIFGAIINAVKSDTTSNLLQAPSLTTLDNQEARILVGQEIPITTGQALSQNFDKAFRTVQRENVGIQLQVRPQVNSSGSIKLILHQQVSSIAGPVASDNSDLILNKREVETTMTVDDGQIAIIGGLLSDDERRTIEKVPLLGDIPALGQLFRSKAKQRTKTNLMIFIRPTVLRTPEDTQRLTAQRYGYLRLQQGQQNPVDEPSIDQLVRDYMGAAPPIPSAPVPGNIEDPRIGVPVVRNSTQIVRPEK; from the coding sequence ATGAACAAACTGATTCTCGCCCCGTTGCTCGCGCTCGCCTGCGTCGGCCCGATCGCCGCGCAGACGACGATGAACGTGCGTGACGCCGATGTCCGCGCCTTCATCGCCGATGCCGCGCGCGTGACCGGGCGGACCTTCATCATCGACGCGCGTGTGCAAGGCAAAGTGACCGTCGTTACCGACCGGCCACTGTCGCGCTCCGAATATTTCGAGGTGTTCCTCTCGACGTTGCGCGCCAACGGCCTCGTCGCGGTGCCGACCTCGAATGGCGCGTTCCGAATCCAGCCGATCGACAATGCCGCGTCGCAGCCCAGCCGCGTCGGCACCAACGGCGCGGCGCGCAACAGCTTCGTCACCGAGATCGTGCGGCTGCGCGCGATCGATGCCGCATCGGCGGTCGATACGGTGCGCGGTCTCGTCAGCACACAAGGCTCGGTGACGGCGAATCGCGGCGGCAATTCAGTGGTGATCGTCGATTTCGCCGACAACGTGCGCCGCGTGCGTGAGGTGCTGCGCCGGATCGACACCGATAATGCGTCCACCCGCGTGATCGCGCTCAAGAACGCGGGCGCGCGCGAGATCGCCACCGCACTGCAGGCGCTGGCCGGGCAGGGCAGCGGCGGCGGCCCGGCGCAACCCGGCAGCCCGGCGGCGGTGAGCGTCGTCGCCGTCACCAGCTCCAACGCCGTCGCGCTGCGCGGCGACGCGGCGAGCGTGGCACGGCTGGCGGCGGTCGCGCAGGATCTCGATGCGCGCGCCAAGAACGGCACCGAGATCAAGGTGATCTTCCTCGAAAACGCCGATGCCGAGCAATTGATGCCGGTGCTCCAGCAGCTCGTCGGGCAGGCGCCGACGCCGGTGCAGAGTCAGCAGCTTTCACAATCGACCTTCGGCGGCACCAGCGGCAGCGGATCAAGCGGGTTCGGCGCGGGATCGCCCAACACCAACATCGTCCAGCCGCAGAACCAGCCCGTGCAGGCTGGCGCCGCGCCGACGCAAGCCGCCGTCACCGCCGAGGGCGGCAAGACCGCCGCCGTCGTCACGCGCTTCGCCGGCGCCAACGCGATCGTCATCGCTGCCCCCGCCGAGGTGCAGCGGCAATTGTCCGAAGTGGTCCGCCAGCTCGATACGCGGCGCGAACAGGTGCTGGTCGAGGCGATCGTCGCCGAAGTCTCGGACGCGACCGCGAGCAAGCTCGGCGTCCAGTTCCTGCTCGCGGGGCTGCCCGGCAGCGGCGTGCCGACCTTCGCGACCAGTTACGGCAATTCCGCGCCCAATCTGCTGACCATCGCCGGAGCGGTCGGCGCGCGCTCGCTCAACACCACCACGACCACGGTCAACGGCAACACCACCGTCACCACCACCAACAATGCGGTGAGCGATACGCTCGCCCAGTCCGCGCTCAGCTCGATCCTCGGCGCGACCGGCGGATTCGGCGGCGGCGCGTTCAACATCGGCAAGAACGCGATCTTCGGCGCGATCATCAACGCGGTGAAGTCCGACACCACCTCGAACCTGTTGCAAGCGCCGTCGCTGACCACGCTCGACAATCAGGAGGCGCGCATCCTTGTCGGGCAGGAGATCCCGATCACGACCGGCCAGGCGCTGAGCCAGAATTTCGACAAAGCCTTCCGCACCGTCCAGCGCGAGAATGTCGGCATCCAGTTGCAGGTCCGTCCGCAAGTCAATTCGAGCGGATCGATCAAGCTGATCCTGCACCAGCAGGTCAGCTCGATCGCGGGGCCGGTCGCCAGCGACAACAGCGACCTGATCCTCAACAAGCGCGAGGTCGAGACGACCATGACGGTCGATGACGGCCAGATCGCGATCATCGGCGGGCTGCTCAGCGATGACGAGCGCCGCACGATCGAGAAGGTGCCTTTGCTAGGCGACATCCCCGCGCTCGGCCAGTTGTTCCGCTCCAAGGCGAAGCAGCGCACCAAGACCAATCTGATGATCTTCATCCGGCCGACCGTGCTGCGCACCCCCGAGGACACGCAGCGCCTCACGGCACAGCGCTACGGCTATCTGCGGCTCCAGCAGGGCCAGCAGAATCCGGTCGATGAGCCGTCGATCGACCAACTGGTGCGCGATTACATGGGCGCCGCCCCGCCGATCCCGAGCGCGCCGGTGCCCGGCAATATCGAAGACCCGCGAATCGGCGTGCCGGTGGTGCGCAACTCGACTCAGATTGTCCGGCCGGAGAAATGA
- a CDS encoding type II secretion system protein N: MRLVLDPRARALLRRLPKVTVYSAAELVLIAVLAVQCARLMWTVVTPVAPLGAWRPVGVSVPGAPGDLLRGFDPFFRLSGGEAQPSTVTSLQLTLFGTRIDGAMGGGSAIIAGPDGVQKSIAIGQEVAPGATLKAVAFDHVTIDRGGATEELFLAQGDTGTAPPPAPTPPSEPLLTPAAAPSGLTLSQLRAETGIIPRVDGGRVSGLVVRPQGGGTAFRQSGLRDGDVVTAINGRPVGGAGDFERLGGQLAGGGTLSITVERGSQTLPLAITIAGP, translated from the coding sequence ATGCGACTGGTTCTCGATCCGCGCGCCCGGGCGCTGTTGCGCCGATTGCCGAAGGTCACGGTCTATTCGGCCGCAGAACTCGTGCTGATCGCGGTGCTGGCGGTGCAATGCGCCCGACTGATGTGGACGGTGGTGACGCCGGTTGCGCCGCTCGGCGCCTGGCGCCCGGTCGGGGTTTCCGTGCCCGGCGCGCCGGGTGACCTGCTTCGCGGCTTCGATCCGTTCTTCCGCCTCTCGGGCGGCGAAGCGCAGCCATCGACCGTCACCTCGCTCCAGTTGACGTTGTTCGGCACCCGGATCGACGGCGCGATGGGTGGCGGCTCGGCGATCATCGCCGGGCCGGACGGCGTCCAGAAGAGCATCGCGATCGGGCAGGAGGTCGCCCCCGGCGCGACTCTCAAGGCGGTCGCGTTCGATCATGTCACGATCGACCGTGGCGGCGCCACCGAAGAGCTGTTCCTCGCGCAAGGCGACACCGGCACCGCGCCGCCACCCGCACCCACGCCGCCGTCCGAACCGCTGCTTACGCCGGCCGCCGCTCCGAGCGGCCTCACGCTCTCGCAGCTTCGCGCCGAAACCGGCATCATCCCGCGTGTCGATGGCGGCCGCGTCAGCGGCCTCGTCGTGCGGCCGCAGGGCGGCGGCACCGCGTTCCGCCAGTCGGGCCTGCGCGATGGCGACGTCGTCACCGCGATCAACGGCCGGCCGGTCGGCGGCGCGGGCGATTTCGAACGTCTCGGCGGCCAACTCGCCGGCGGCGGTACCCTCTCGATTACGGTCGAACGCGGCAGCCAGACGCTGCCGCTCGCCATCACGATAGCAGGCCCATGA